One segment of Fibrobacter sp. DNA contains the following:
- a CDS encoding DUF2334 domain-containing protein, whose protein sequence is MEINKDIADLESAENRKRMAKKFVLCYHNFNVKNCKRASAEIRKIAAAAGSPITIAVVPSIGGVPESEVEYFCEQIEQFIKDGYEIILHGARHRADLFVNRSWFGKVALWLSHNGAEFAGLSKRFSQALLDRGIALWNAHGLGKASGFVPPVWIDNKYLRSQALKHFDNYEDMICIYKKKGEHVKTFGSPLLTFSALPKFLLGPYMAIACFIFWAPAGTPRLVFHSEDFRNLGEKRVLNMVRYAAVMRENVKYKDL, encoded by the coding sequence ATGGAAATAAATAAGGATATTGCCGATCTCGAGTCGGCTGAAAACCGTAAGCGCATGGCGAAGAAATTCGTCTTGTGCTATCACAACTTTAATGTGAAAAACTGCAAGCGCGCCTCTGCTGAAATTCGCAAGATTGCCGCTGCCGCAGGTTCTCCCATTACCATCGCCGTGGTCCCCTCCATTGGTGGCGTGCCCGAATCTGAAGTGGAATATTTCTGCGAACAGATTGAGCAGTTCATCAAGGATGGCTACGAAATCATTCTCCATGGTGCCCGTCATCGTGCGGACCTCTTCGTGAACCGTTCCTGGTTCGGTAAGGTGGCTCTTTGGCTGTCCCATAACGGTGCAGAATTTGCTGGCCTCAGCAAGCGATTCTCCCAGGCTCTCCTGGATCGTGGCATCGCTCTTTGGAACGCTCATGGCTTGGGCAAGGCTTCTGGCTTTGTTCCTCCTGTGTGGATCGATAACAAGTACCTTCGTAGTCAGGCTCTTAAGCATTTCGACAACTACGAAGACATGATCTGCATCTACAAGAAGAAGGGTGAACATGTGAAGACCTTTGGTTCTCCGTTGCTGACCTTCTCTGCCCTGCCGAAGTTCCTCCTTGGTCCTTACATGGCCATCGCCTGCTTCATCTTCTGGGCACCTGCAGGTACTCCTCGCCTGGTTTTCCATAGCGAAGACTTCCGCAACCTTGGTGAAAAGCGTGTGCTGAACATGGTTCGCTATGCCGCAGTCATGCGTGAAAACGTCAAGTACAAGGATCTGTAA